The Biomphalaria glabrata chromosome 7, xgBioGlab47.1, whole genome shotgun sequence region AATGTCATAGatcctttactttttccccaaataatgataggtacccattagactgTGAGGTTCTCAAAGGATCTCAAATTTAACAATCTTAgtgttcaccaggatttgaacccacgaccattcggttcagaagccaagcgctttatcactcagccaccgcgccttcctATCTTTAGATTAGGTTTTTAATTATGTTGGACGATCGATCACTGCAACTACATCTACTTACTCTGAAGTACTGTTGGACTTCTCTGGGCTCAATGTTACCATCACCATCAACATCAAATCTGTTGAACTCTTGGTTGGCCAAAAAATCTTGGCCGAATGCCAACATTGGCAAGCAGATCAACAAGGCGTAGGCGAACATGGTTCTATGGATATAAgagaaagttattttaaaactttaaccTGAAAGCTAAACAGTTTTATTAATTTGTAGTGTCATTTCCAGTAGCCATtatgcatgtttcggatgttcattcagagttgaagatagtttacttcctagtccaaacctcccgcaggacgacgggggatgggagcgggcagggtttgaaccctcgaccgtcgataaatccgaacgacagtccagcgcgcaaaccgcacgaccaggcagccatccagtcaTAGACTAAACAAAAGCAgtaccggtactcagtgatggattgcctaccttttaactactaataaattaataacaaacgttaaaatgcaagaaaagtaatatttttccccacactaaaaaaaaaggtgccggtacaaTAAAAGCACTGgttatattactattatttgtgataataattatgaaaatagCTATtcaaaaaattgttgttttttttttgttttgtttttttcacattttataattttgttttgatttggaTTTATAGATATGGAATTCGATCTTTCGACTAAGGCCTTAATTCGTTTATCTCAAGGGAGTTATCAGTTAATACAAGGAATAgcagaattaaaatatttctgcatgtaGGCTCTAGAAAGGAATTAATATTCAGgaccatctagatctaatttcattagaatattagtgtagtagatttatacattcgcttgcTTAAAGAGGACTTTTTCTCGAAGATAgagttataaaaatatcataataACCATTCACTGCTTTGATTACTTATCATAGAACTTATAAAGAGCACAAGTTTGAGAACCGTTAGATCACGACAAtcaatatataagtatataattaCCTTACACTTGTGATGTGTGATTGAAGAATGTTATAACACGGATTTGAATCTTGACTGAGCCACTCTTCTGAATGTTGTAATTTATATAATTCCCAGCGCACGCATGTCGCTAGTGCCCATGAGATTATGTCCAGATGTTTCCTGCGACAGATAATTGCCTTAAATTGCAGCCATTCGGTGAGAGGTCATTGGGTGTCCTGAGAAATGTCCTATTTTGATTGTCctacattgaactctgacagTCTCATATCAGTAGATACAGAGTTACAAAGGCGTATTCTTTAAAACAAGGGTAAGAGACAGGGACTTGGAAAATGTCAACCTAATTACTTTACAAAGATCACATATCAAAGGGGGAAATTGGAAACAGGATCATAATGTCACTTGGGCCCAACAATGACCTGCTCACCACAGCCATAATGTCACTTGGGCCCAACAACGACCTGCTCACCACAGTCAGAATGTCACTTGGGCCCAACAATGACCTGCTCACCACAGTCAGAATGTCACTTGGGCCCAACAATGACCTGCTCACCACAGTCAGAATGTCACTGGGGCCCAACAACGACCTGCTCACCACAGTCAGAATGTCACTGGGGCCCAACAACGACCTGCTCACCACAGTCATAATGTCACTTGGGCCCAACAATGACCTGCTCACCACAGTCATAATGTCACTGGGGCCCAACAACGACCTGCTCACCACAGTCATAATGTCACTGGGGCCCAACAACGACCTGCTCACCACAGTCATAATGTCACTTAGCCCAACAATGACCTGCTCACCACAGtcagaaaaaaagcaaaatgaaTCTGCATGGCCATAACACGAGAGAttgcaaagaccttctttcaTGGAACTGTACCaggaaatttttttatataaagctATGGGAAGACATAGATTAATGGATAAACGACAGATTATGTGTGTTACCCCAAAGGGTCAAACGGcttaacagactaagggatagttgAAAGTGAAGGGTGAATTGCTGAAAAGTTTTAAGGAAGTAGAGAAATAGGTTTGGAAAGAGGATTGAGGAAATGTCTATGAAGAAGTGGATGAAGATTGAATACTGTAGAACGGTATTACCGAAGGGTAGAAAAACTTATTTGTTCCTAAATCTGACACTTAGTGTCTGTCAGGCTGTATCAGGCTGTATCAGGCTGTATCAGGCTGTGTCAGGCTGTGAAGCCTCAGCTAAGTCAGTCAGTGACAACTTAACCTATTTGGCCTTCATCACCCAATTCTAGCCTCTCACAAAACGTACATACACATTTTCAAATACTGTGACCTCAAAAGCCAATCCCTTACTTATCTTGAGGTTGTATCTGTAGgctaaaaagaaaagagaaaaaaaattttactagcTCTTAAATCTCAAGATCTTGAGCAGTCGCACACAGCCATTATGTCAGGCCCTGGTTTCATTAGGCAAAGGTCTTGATGCAGTTGTGCAAAGGACATCTACTCTGAACCACATCCCATAGAGAAGTATTGTTGTCAGTCCACATTCTGTTGACGTAGCTATAAACacgaatatctagatctagtttctctttTCTGTGTTCTTATGAAGATAAGAGCATTCTTTTGGGACTCTTATCTTTAACAATCATGAATGACTCTGCATTCTGTTAGTTTGCGGGAAATGCTGAAATAGAAAGCACTAGCAAGTCAGACCTAGAGCAAAGTAGAGACCAAATAAACATGGGAAATgggtaaaaaaatagaaacttgACAGGTAACACTGGAAAATGATGTTACCTCTCGCTGTCATTCATGAAATCATTGCTCGTTTGATGGTTAacgtttgattttattttattgaacttaaaaaaaaaaaaaaattggtattaaatttaaattgtttgttttttcatacGAGTTTAAGTCATCGTTTCTGTTTCAATCAATGGACGTAGATATTAGTAGTACGTATAGTTCTAGGTGTCTGTaaggcactagcggatccagaacttttgagtggggagTAAACCCAAACTTTATTGTATAAATGCGAACACGaagcatatacatatatatatatatatatatatatatatatatatatatatatatatatatatatatatatatatatatatatatatatatatacatacatacacataaagCGAATAAGTGGGGTATACAAAGATGCGGGATTGACCAACTTTTATTGCACTCATAAGTATAGTAACTCTGGACCTACTGGTGTTCTTTATACCTCCTATGTTTAGCTATATTGTTGTGACATGTAACTTGAATAGCTTTATGAATATCtcactatagactatagacccAAAGAAAACGAGTAGGACCGATGATTGTACTTTATGTGCATGTAGTTTACGGCTAGTCTCGCTTTGCATATAAGGGTGCGGGTAGTACggtttaattttcacttattttgtaatttgtgcgGTTTATACACGTATGCGGCGTCTATGTGGGAATATACGGTAAAAAAAAGCTTGTCGTCGACTCTAAAAATCGTTacggagtgcagtatttcacatagCTGTGCAGTACAATCGAAATGTCATTAAGAGTCGAGAAATTGTCCATTCATGACTCTTTGACCCGGAAAAGGCTTGAATTACCTGGTAACATGTTTTGGCTTCTTTCAGTCGTAgaataattatgttttttttctcgtaaaacactttttcatgtggctgtatTTCCGAGATTCAAGGCTAGGGCTTTGGATAAACGGGATAAAACCCTGGGCATGATTTATGGTTAGAACGATGTTGCCcacacagccccccccccccccacctctccacgaagctgatgtgaccaaaggagcGGCAAATATACCATATTATGGAAGCAGTAGCTTCGCAGGATATGCACCAATCTGCTTAGGGTCACAACCTTCTGATATTTATtttcacaggtttttttttagaagtttggAATCAGCTTTCCTAGTCATAGGAGGGTGGCCAAACAAAGCTAAGTAGAACCTCTTCAATCGTTCTCCATGGAAACAgatctgtcctatagattgcaaggttttAAAGAGggaccttactttttttttttttaatttcaatattaaTATAAGTAAGAAAATGTTTCAGTTCATATTAAAATTTCATCCGCCatttttacatcatcagccAATAAAGAGAAATACGTAAGCTCAATCGCATTGCGGTTAgcgaaattaactttaaaatatacatcctatactcttaagagAGCAATTcttttacacacacatatattatatatatatatatatatatatattatatatatgtgtgtatttatatgtatttatttatgttacgACTAGGGAGTGGACTAAAGAAAGTGAACTCACCGAGTCTCAGGTCGCCGATATCTTTTTGATTGTAGAAGCACAATCCAACTATGGACAGTCAATGCTCCCAGTAAGAAGAAATAATTTCACGATACTTCTAATGAAATGTACATATCCCGAGTCACAAACACCAATAAAAGGAAAACAATCCTCCGTCGAACAAGTCAACGACCATAACTCTAGTAActcaacacatcaacacactcgctcaggtcaTTTTCGCCCCACAGCGTAAACAAAATTCAGAGAGTTCTCACGTGGAAAAAATGGTTAGTCGGGGGGAATAGGTTTACAACACAGCCCCCCTCCCTATGTCTGTGCGTCCCGGCAGACTCCATTATCTCCACAATAACAGTGCAACCGATCTAGGTTCACTTTTTCGCATATGGTTTGAAGGCCCTTCTGGATCCGGTACACAAAATCATTGATCCTTTTCAAAATCCGATATGGGCCTTCCCAATCCTTCGGTAATTTCGGTGaacttccctttctttctcttggggCTGTATAGAGACAAGCGATTTTGATATATGCCTTATTTTTTGAGGCAGCTAAAGACACAGCGAAAACGAAACATTTCAGTCGGGGGCTCAATGTTTAGGACGAGGAGCTCACACATAGAATCATACAGGTGGTGGAAACTATAGATGACCGGTGGTCTCAGCTAATGCCCAGAGAAAAACAGACAGGTCTTTCGATGCAGGAATTGCCATGCTCCTGGCCACATTCAACGAAACTGTACTTGAAGATTTGCAGGCCGTCGGAGAGGAAGAGATGGATTAGGTAGCTAGCCAGCAAGCCACCACCCAATCTCAGAACCAGGAAAACTAGATTTTGCCGGTGTCGTGGGGGTTGAAACAGGCAGCAAGATTAACAGGAATCCCTAAACTTATCATCCCAGTGGCCGTGTTAGGAAAAAAGTAGTTAGTCTGGAGGaacaggtttacaacaatatacataaattttatttcgaaaaagaccctaacgattttttttaaaagatctcacctttttgcCACAGGGGGACAACTCTAGGATGACCGTTATATCgctttgaaaatgtttaataattttggctagaatgttttatgaaggAATATTTTCCACGACGTCACAGGGGAAAAATACTTTTGTTGAAACCACtcacgtcactaggcttacaaCGAGTTTCAATGAATCAATTGgtctaattaaacatttgcgcaccatcttattgcagattgatttattatgagACTTGGGAAGAGAAataatgttattaaatttgCCAATGTAGGATTAGTtatgtgttttaagtgctttataaattgtttatacTTTAGTTGCGTAGAGCGGAGTACGTAGCTTTaacttatttgttttttaactggtgaattattacaagCTTCGGAGTCTACTGTcccgtaccaaaacaaaggtattggtcataacacagcttctctacgcatTACTTGCGCTCACTGAaaatgatatccagctcgcggtaaACGACGTTCGGTACACTGCCGCCTCTTTTAATTGAACTATAATGTTTGTGGGCAGGGCACTCCCGtgtgggggacgaacatatgccAAAGCCAATCTTTTTTAgtaagctgaaaggtggtcggcgtaacagagatgtTTCGTGCAAAAGCCATGATATTAATTGCAGCATTAAAATATCTGAACATAaccatttgagaagttacactgcaaagactttcttccaagccaataataggccAACAGTTCTACGCAAAACATGCAATGTAAAAGGACATGATGTGTTGTTTCTAAATAGTAGAAGGACTTAAGAGACATCAAGAAGTAACAGAATAcgaaagcaactcttcagaatGTTGGTCTTTACCCAATCATTCATTTttgtaataacaaaataattccCAAAATGAATTCGGGTATACATCCTTCCGTAGGAAATTATTTAACTGAGCGAGGCTCGGTCGCCTGGTACTTAAAACTATATGCTTAGTACTCGTCATTTTCCAAATACACTACTAGATATAAAAATCATACAAGGCCTTCATATACAGACACTTATGTTCATATAATTTCCACAAAACATATGATAGTATGATTGCTAAAATGAaagtttaattgttttgtttacatcaaATTCACCGAATGAAATCAATGTCTTGATCAATGTATAAACCTGAAAGATTTAACCGACAGCTGGGCCGACCACTGGGCCTCCGGTCAACTGGTGGAAGTAACTAGATGGAggaaatataaaacatttaactcAGTAAAGATTTGCCTAGAAAATATTGCTATGgtctagctatctatctatctactaagCAAGACAAAAGATAATTaatggtttatttatttttagaaacgaCTTAAATATATGAAGGTAATGTAATTGATCGTTCACTTTGTACTTACGTCGTAAACTCGTTCTCGTTGACTAGGTTGTTCTTGTTGGCGTCTGCGTTGGCGAAGAATTTATTGAAATCTGATTGGTCAAGGACTACATCGTTGTTGAAGTCAATCTCGTCAAAGAAACGCAGAAGGACGCGTTGTATTTCTTGGTTGTTGATGTGGTGTGATTCTACTTCCACTCTGTACTCTTGTCTGGAGATTTTGTTGTCTCCGTTAGTGTCATAGCGCTGAAAATATTTCGTTAAATTACGACTTTGACACAGTTGATGAAAAATTATagaattttaaatagaaaataatctTCGTTGAAAAGATAATATTAGCTTATATAAGATTAACCAcataatttaaactaaaaaatattttttctattttaaaaaggcAAACGTCTTTGTGAAAAAACAATGTGGAttccatataaaaaaatttaaaaatatgtatacacTGACATTATAGTTTGTTGTTAAAagattaaaaccaaaaaaaaaataaataaaaaagcttgCTGGTGTAGTGGAATATGATTCGAACTGTCTCCTGATAACCCTGAGTTTGAACTCTTAACGGCATCATCCCCTGTCTTCCCGAAGGACTTAGATCAAGGACATTAGAAACTTCGTTTCTAATGGATcgtttaaaatttgtaaaacaaacgaaataaaataattttgtcacTTTGTGCTAAATAATTTACAATATGCCTAGCTCATTAACGGCCAAATTCAAGCGCCATTTATAACGATAATTATACTATCAACAGAATAAATAACTAACCATGAAGTACTGTTGGACTTCTCTTGGCTCAATGTTACCATCGGCATCAACATCAAATCTGGTGAACTCTTGAGTGGCCAAAAGATCTGGTTGGCCAATGGCCAACATTGGCAGGCAGATCAATAAAGCGTAGATAAACATGATTCTATGGAGATTGATAGAATAGTaactttaaataatgtttacaacCCTAGTTCTATGTCTGTCTATGTAAACACCTTTATGGAAAACTGATTGTTTTTATCACCGATATGTGCATATAACCAAACACGAAGTCAATGCAGTGAGCATGGATGTTTACTACTGGGAAGATATAGTTGTAGACCACACTTTTTGGAGAAAGAATGTGACAAAGAAATATGGCGCCAGTGAAAAATCATTGGACTCAGCCCTTGAAGAAAAAAGGagccaaacaaaaaatgcatcTTTTCTCTACcattaaattaacaaataaatttcTATATAAACTCCAATCAATGTTTTCTTAAAAGTCGAAAGCACCAATACTATCATAAAACtccaatattttaaatattttaagtcAATAACGATCTGACACACTAGAGTGTAACTCCCAGCTTCTTTAGACTTTAGTAAGGCAGCCAAAATCTATTTCAGCACTAagcaaaaaattacaaaatctaattacCGAATTGCTTAGTTTTACCTTCAAGGAGCTAATCACACCACTGCGCCAGAGACTAGTGAACCTGGTTTGGTAGACATGTACAACTGAGTTATTTATACTTTCTGACAAACAAAAAGTCACGTCTGCTGTGTGCGTGATGTTTTCATTTGTTCCGGCACAGGTTCATCAAACTACTAGCATTCCAACTCAGGAGTCAAGCGTCccagaaagttttttttttataatcttacGGTTGGGGATTGAAAGTCCTTGAGAGTTTctaagagtttttttttgtgaaggtGCGAACGGATATTGAAACGTAAATTAacatagaatatttttttttctcaatcatAGGTTAAGTTAACCCAGGACCGGATTTGCTAATAGGTAACGACATAGGTATATATGTAAATGTTTGTGTGTCAGtaataaatctttattacattctgacactTCATTCTTTCGAAAGACGTTTAATGTACCCTACAATAGCTTCTTGGAGTTAGTGGAGAAACTGTAGACTCTCCGCCCTTGTCATCAAGGAGGTCTGAGAGAGCGTTTCCCAGCTGGATTCTGGGTGAAGCCAGACATTAGTTCCGgtattaaaaaaagtattttgaggtatctacagtacattttattatcctgctattaaaaatttttagtttataaacctaatctgctattctcaCATACTTTGAAGTTAGGTCctcccgcaccgttcggcgcattgggcagcaagagCTGTCTCCTTTAAAATCTGTTACTGGCAGTGTCTGCAGCTTCTTCCCACCTGGTTTCCATTTATCtaaggtcctccatgaaagtatGGCGCCAAGTTAAACTACAATGACCATGTTTGCACCtttctcgtaatggcctccatgtcatcgcaactcttgatatgcgtaattcatttgtcggagaacatgtcttGCAAACCTCAAGTGACGCTCTTTCACAActtaagtggtcgactcccatttcggcataggatttcgatgattgagacccgatctctataactgactcctaaaagcGGTCTTAGCCTtatttgttgagctacatttagtaatttttcaatttcggcgAATGACATTCATGCTCTTCActgcattttattaatggagcccagcgactggtagaaatttgtaacctctcttggctacgctcttgtaatttggtgactgtagttagctttagattttatatagaagagggaagttttatcgtcaaaaccatctgttggagggattcaaactaaaaaatcAACCTCGAAActatctgtagggggattttaaacttaaaactatcTGGAGGAGGGAAGTTTAAACTAACTCGCCCCCCCCCTTGACTACG contains the following coding sequences:
- the LOC106073979 gene encoding uncharacterized protein LOC106073979, with translation MFIYALLICLPMLAIGQPDLLATQEFTRFDVDADGNIEPREVQQYFMRYDTNGDNKISRQEYRVEVESHHINNQEIQRVLLRFFDEIDFNNDVVLDQSDFNKFFANADANKNNLVNENEFTTYFHQLTGGPVVGPAVG